Proteins encoded in a region of the Halioglobus maricola genome:
- a CDS encoding enoyl-CoA hydratase/isomerase family protein codes for MTDTILYRRSGHVAELTLNKPEKHNSLGQEELEAIQGYLREVEADRDVRVLVVTGAGEKTFCAGAALNELGAGKISGDHFQATTDMLAHLPIPTIASLNGNVFGGGVELALSCDFRIGIEGSRMRVPAAAIGLCYPISGINRFVERLGVNLAKRILVASEQFSAQAMLEIGFVDHLVAPSERVEKTQELAQHIAGLAPLAVRAMKEILQQAAGAGIDPEAASVLSHRCLESDDLQEGFAAQREKRAPDFTGS; via the coding sequence ATGACTGACACTATTCTCTATCGCCGCAGCGGCCATGTTGCTGAACTTACCCTGAATAAACCCGAAAAGCACAACTCCCTTGGTCAGGAAGAACTGGAAGCGATTCAGGGCTACCTCCGTGAAGTAGAAGCCGACCGCGATGTGCGGGTACTGGTCGTGACCGGGGCAGGGGAGAAGACCTTCTGTGCGGGTGCGGCGCTGAACGAACTGGGTGCCGGCAAAATCAGTGGCGACCACTTCCAGGCCACTACAGATATGCTGGCGCACCTGCCTATACCCACGATTGCGTCCCTCAATGGCAATGTATTCGGCGGTGGGGTGGAGCTGGCCCTGAGCTGCGACTTCCGTATCGGTATAGAGGGAAGCCGAATGCGGGTTCCCGCTGCCGCCATCGGCCTGTGTTACCCGATCAGCGGCATTAACCGATTTGTGGAGCGTCTGGGAGTCAACTTGGCCAAGCGTATCCTGGTGGCGTCTGAGCAGTTCTCGGCGCAGGCCATGCTCGAGATTGGCTTTGTCGATCATTTAGTTGCGCCTTCAGAACGGGTTGAGAAGACCCAGGAACTCGCTCAGCACATTGCCGGTCTTGCGCCACTGGCGGTACGTGCTATGAAAGAAATTCTGCAGCAAGCTGCCGGCGCAGGCATCGATCCTGAGGCCGCCAGCGTGCTCTCACACAGGTGCCTGGAATCTGATGACCTGCAGGAAGGATTTGCAGCGCAACGCGAGAAGCGCGCGCCAGATTTCACAGGAAGCTAG
- a CDS encoding DNA-3-methyladenine glycosylase I — translation MTKRCTWCGDDPLYVKYHDEEWGVPVWDDETLFEFLILEGAQAGLSWITILRKREGYRTLFDNFDAKKIARYRDSKLDKILLDPAIIRNKLKVYGARKNARAFLETQAEFGSFANYMWDFVDGTPIQNRWKSMKQVPATTPISDAISKDMKKRGFTFVGSTIMYAHMQATGMVNDHTTDCYRHKECAALGKKAR, via the coding sequence ATGACCAAGCGCTGCACATGGTGCGGAGATGACCCTTTATACGTCAAGTACCACGACGAGGAGTGGGGAGTGCCAGTGTGGGACGATGAGACCTTGTTTGAGTTTCTCATTCTGGAAGGCGCCCAGGCGGGGCTTTCCTGGATCACCATCCTGCGCAAGCGCGAGGGCTACCGCACGCTGTTCGATAACTTCGACGCCAAAAAAATCGCTCGCTATCGCGACAGTAAACTCGACAAAATCCTGCTGGACCCGGCGATCATCCGCAACAAGCTGAAGGTATACGGTGCACGCAAGAATGCGCGCGCTTTTCTAGAGACCCAGGCCGAGTTCGGCAGCTTCGCCAACTATATGTGGGATTTCGTCGACGGGACGCCCATTCAGAACCGCTGGAAGAGTATGAAACAGGTTCCAGCGACTACGCCTATCTCAGATGCCATCAGCAAAGACATGAAAAAGCGCGGCTTCACTTTCGTAGGCTCAACCATTATGTACGCTCACATGCAGGCCACCGGCATGGTGAATGACCACACCACAGATTGCTATCGCCACAAGGAATGCGCTGCGCTGGGCAAGAAGGCCCGCTGA